In Rhizoctonia solani chromosome 7, complete sequence, one DNA window encodes the following:
- a CDS encoding pentatricopeptide repeat-containing protein 5, mitochondrial, whose translation MPTRDVETLNRRLQFRLNDRNIVGIVRLWTTAIENGVRPNAVSYDTMLKVIASYGLFDLTVKIFEDMLKMKVGDKQQGLNYVLESAAADPSLEAKAFKMFEEHGCSWNEITYQHILEALARRENVEMAVQTVICLAAQMGMPQFAMEMAIKAERFPGVNTDQVRMAVLMSGAETMNANVVQKAWDYIRRTRCPPTEPLCVEILNTAARHGLPELARSVLEYLQESSQEIQEHHLAAVIGSYAVAGQIRDAYLALDLFKDHRVKFLPESVSGLVEVIDRSSETLDNAWDVLTQLPRPVNIEAVNTTIEAATNLSDMQRAIGIYKELPDLEVSPDAQTFDILLGGCLSISHAELGERLYQDMLSNQIRPTLQTYSRLILLALTQETYESAFSRLEEIKGRNMIPPQRVYEALVQRCVEEGDPRAELALEDMEICGYRVSTGLRDYLLKSQKKQDTANEAMAWVKSVSS comes from the exons ATGCCTACCAGAGACGTGGAAACTCTGAACAGAAGATTACAGTTTCGCCTGAACGACAGGAATATTGTCGGGATTGTCCGCCTATGGACCACCGCTATCGAGAATGGCGTTCGACCCAATGCTGTGTCGTATGATACCATGTTGAAAGTAATCGCTTCATACGGGCTGTTTGACTTGACTGTCAAAATCTTCGAGGATATGTTGAAGATGAAAGTAGGAGATAAACAACAGGGACTTAACTATGTACTCGAG TCAGCAGCCGCAGACCCCTCGCTCGAGGCGAAAGCATTTAAAATGTTTGAAGAGCACGGGTGCTCGTGGAATGAAATCACATATCAGCATATTCTCGAAGCTCTCGCACGACGAGAAAATGTCGAAATGGCTGTCCAA ACTGTGATATGTCTTGCTGCTCAGATGGGAATGCCGCAATTTGCGATGGAAATGGCGATCAAGGCGGAACGGTTTCCGGGTGTTAATACGGACCAGGTCAGGATGGCAGTATTGATGTCTGGGGCCGAAACCATGAAC GCAAATGTCGTTCAAAAAGCATGGGATTATATTCGGCGAACAAGATGTCCACCAACGGAGCCTCTATGTGTTGAGATCCTCAATACGGCTGCTCGCCATGGCCTACCCGAACTTGCTCGCTCCGTCTTGGAATACCTTCAAGAATCATCTCAAGAAATCCAAGAGCACCATTTAGCGGCTGTTATTGGCTCCTACGCTGTAGCTGGGCAAATTCGCGACGCTTACTTGGCTTTAGATCTTTTCAAAGATCATCGAGTCAAGTTTCTCCCAGAAAGTGTCTCGGGTCTGGTCGAAGTCATCGACAGGTCTTCCGAAACCTTGGACAACGCATGGGACGTTCTAACTCAGCTACCTCGACCCGTCAACATCGAAGCTGTCAATACGACCATTGAAGCTGCTACCAACCTGTCAGATATGCAGCGCGCAATTGGCATCTATAAAGAGCTCCCGGACCTGGAGGTGTCGCCCGATGCACAAACGTTTGATATCCTTCTAGGAGGGTGTCTCTCGATATCGCATGCTGAGCTCGGCGAACGATTATACCAAGATATGCTCTCCAACCAAATCCGACCAACCCTGCAAACCTACTCTCGCCTTATTCTGCTTGCCTTGACGCAAGAAACCTACGAGTCCGCATTTAGCCGTCTGGAGGAAATCAAGGGAAGGAATATGATTCCTCCTCAACGAGTGTACGAAGCGCTCGTGCAGAGGTGCGTAGAAGAGGGTGATCCGAGAGCAGAATTGGCATTGGAGGATATGGAGATATGCGGATATCGGGTGTCTACAGGATTGAGAGATTACTTGCTCAAGAGCCAGAAGAAGCAGGATACCGCTAATGAGGCTATGGCTTGGGTTAAATCTGTATCGAGTTAA
- a CDS encoding other/SCY1 protein kinase, with protein MEIQSGHFMTRRKGQDDSSPVSVFAFDASDPQRRDLLPLAKNALRKLRTTRHPDILKFIDVVETDSSIHIVTERVQPLWAALERWSSKPAKSREEWLTWGLHRISVASAFINDACHSSHGMIRVESVFISPSGEWRLGGLDVMSNPTDAAAVLYSMGERSRAYKCPEVHKGGWSSLKELPVSTTDSYSLGILIHTVFNVKDSSHDPLPATANPPHPAPNPSAKGAIPNSIFPHYKKLLNPTPAARLSPSAFLNLGTAPGSFFSENPLFRICEALEGFATIKDSTASFPPEFTQHKILPVLLTSLGHGGTSAGAILPVVLALGKDLPPAEYTATIVGPVVNLFATPDRGTRMALLDGLPEFADKLDKNTVVNKVWPHLQTGFGDTVAVIREATVRSIILISGKLSDRILNNDLLRHLAKAQLDSEPSIRTNTCILIGRLAPSLGPNTKSKVLVPAFSRAIKDGFVHARVAGLMAMMASIDCFSAEDIATKAFRAMDLFVKRVEAHAAQMPETAPEEVQSIIGGLPLGATSGGTPAAGGTSAALVTSAAGAAGALAGWAISSLGRKLAASEAQGSLSNAPSADRPVSAPLEPLGTPIISALPSPAASIPTVPSHGKGMQLGTKTAAKQLLNEDDSWGADAGATDVANAWGDDDLMDVNADADDWGAFEAAAPEPIAPKPVLPASAMPARARAAPTPTRTNTLSPPQTKPRTSSPLASPAVKTTETWGSFEQESPSTPEKVEPAKNMSLAGLSKEKRQRKWQGEGRNENR; from the exons ATGGAGATCCAATCTGGACACTTTATGACGCGACGAAAAGGGCAA GATGATTCGAGCCCTGTTTCTGTATTCGCTTTCGATGCTAGCGATCCCCAGCGTCGTGACCTCTTGCCACTGGCCAAGAATGCTCTAAGGAAACTTCGTACCACACGACACCCCGATATTCTGAAATTTATTGATGTTGTTGAAACCGACTCGAGTATACATATTGTAACGGAACGTGTGCAACCACTCTGGGCCGCTCTCGAACGATGGAGTTCTAAGCCCGCCAAATCCCGAGAGGAATGGTTGACGTGGGGATTACATCGGATCTCG GTCGCATCAGCTTTTATCAATGATGCTTGTCATTCGTCGCATGGAATGATTCGAGTAGAGTCAGTTTTCATATCGCCTTCAGGTGAATGGCGACTAGGCGGACTCGATGTAATGAGCAATCCTACCGATGCTGCAGCGGTGCTCTAT TCCATGGGCGAGCGAAGCCGTGCATACAAGTGTCCAGAGGTACACAAAGGCGGGTGGAGTAGTTTGAAAGA ATTGCCCGTATCAACCACAGACAGCTATTCGCTCGGTATTCTTATTCACACTGTGTTCAATGTCAAGGATTCTTCACACGACCCTCTACCCGCTACAGCTAATCCACCTCATCCCGCCCCCAATCCTTCGGCCAAAGGAGCAATACCCAATAGCATATTCCCTCACTACAAAAAATTACTTAACCCCACCCCAGCTGCACGCCTTTCTCCTTCTGCTTTCCTAAACCTTGGAACAGCCCCGGGTTCTTTCTTTTCAGAGAATCCACTTTTCCGTATATGTGAGGCTCTAGAAGGATTCGC GACTATCAAGGATTCGACAGCATCGTTTCCTCCCGAATTCACACAACACAAGATTCTTCCTGTACTACTTACCTCTCTGGGCCATGGCGGCACATCCGCTGGTGCTATCCTACCCGTAGTGCTCGCGCTAGGAAAAGACCTACCACCTGCAGAATATACTGCTACCATAGTCGGTCCTGTTGTGAATCTTTTTGCAACTCCTGATCGCGGTACCCGAATGGCGCTTTTGGACGGACTTCCCGAGTTTGCTGATAAACTCGACAAGAATACGGTTGTAAACAAAGTCTGGCCTCATCTG CAAACCGGATTTGGTGATACAGTTGCAGTGATTAGGGAAGCTACTGTGCGATCAATCATTTTGATTTCAGGAAAG CTCTCCGATCGCATTCTGAACAACGACCTACTACGACATTTGGCCAAAGCCCAACTGGATTCGGAGCCTTCTATCCGAACCAATACATGTATACTGATAGGTCGACTCGCGCCATCTCTTGGTCCGAATACAAAAAGCAAAGTCCTCGTCCCAGCGTTCTCTCGTGCCATCAAAGACGGGTTTGTTCATGCCCGCGTTGCTGGCTTGATGGCTATGATGGCTAGCATTGATTGCTTCAGTGCGGAGGACATTGCTACAAAG GCATTCCGTGCTATGGACCTATTTGTCAAACGAGTTGAAGCGCACGCAGCTCAAATG CCTGAAACAGCACCTGAAGAAGTTCAATCGATCATTGGAGGACTGCCGCTTGGAGCTACTTCCGGAGGCACACCAGCTGCGGGTGGTACATCTGCTGCGCTGGTCACCTCGGCTGCTGGCGCTGCCGGTGCGTTGGCCGGATGGGCCATTAGTTCATTAGGACGCAAG CTCGCAGCCTCTGAGGCACAAGGTTCGCTATCAAACGCGCCTAGCGCGGATCGTCCTGTGTCAGCGCCACTCGAACCACTGGGTACGCCCATAATTTCAGCGCTACCCTCCCCTGCAGCATCTATCCCTACGGTTCCGTCCCACGGGAAAGGAATGCAATTAGGTACAAAGACTGCCGCGAAGCAGTTATTAAACGAGGATGATTCATGGGGCGCGGACGCTGGTGCCACAGATGTCGCAAATGCTTGGGGAGATGACGACCTTATGGACGTGAATGCGGATGCAGATGATTGGG GAGCGTTCGAAGCGGCTGCGCCCGAGCCCATAGCTCCTAAACCAGTTTTACCAGCTTCCGCTATGCCAGCGCGTGCCAGGGCAGCGCCGACCCCTACTCGCACCAATACGCTCTCGCCTCCGCAGACAAAACCACGAACTTCTTCTCCCCTCGCATCGCCCGCTGTCAAGACCACCGAGACATGGGGATCTTTTGAGCAAGAATCACCCTCTACACCAGAGAAAGTGGAACCAGCAAAGAATATGAGCTTGGCTGGATTGAGCAAGGAGAAAAGGCAGCGGAAATGGCAAGGAGAAGGGAGGAACGAAAACAGGTAA
- a CDS encoding DASH complex subunit Dad2, which translates to MNRMSSLGQPRQSTIASGQGSSVAQQRYIDKKAEDIANRTDLMADGGVAIGSVLSNWPNVWRIIGLAASAGQGSGQDPDAQRPDDAGVETVPRLVRIEVNSSEAEPAPET; encoded by the exons ATGAATCGAATGTCCTCTCTTGGTCAGCCTCGTCAGTCAACCATTGCCTCTGGCCAGGGATCTTCTGTCGCACAGCAAagatatatagacaagaaaGCCGA AGACATTGCAAATAGGACTGATCTAATGGCAGATGGCGGGGTTG CAATTGGCTCTGTCCTCTCTAATTGGCCTAATGTGTGGCGAATTATTGGATTGGCTG CTTCAGCAGGTCAAGGCAGCGGACAAGATCCAGATGCACAGCGTCCGGACGACGCAGGAGTGGAGACTGTGCCTAGACTAGTTCGTATAGAGGTGAATAGCTCCGAAGCAGAGCCAGCGCCCGAAACCTGA
- a CDS encoding tranport-associated late exocytosis protein yields the protein MPQADFGSYSQDVTFVHNCFRLFSNCASHSGLALLAFALYYIAWKFLFLWVYDQPEPQETGGLYFPLIVSNLFVGLYIEQLCLAGLFFLDARKTSSLVWESSWLSCSLSPLESRSCCAIVRSNHEFPAYVHCNKITARQTTPSSKTSQGPAHAVTSDIEDEEMDLFKRDRLQTLIRRKTRTQGSLLQRQQESPARAGSPIRPSIGNPKTLDAFKYSGLGQVQKSNKSKKSDKDRIQIAPAAPAQKSSIAGNSSSEDDSDLDEFAFDHPNTYKDAPWIWIPQYGVVKELHAAKVEASDEGAEMDEKGVVIVKRNPPEEAWSGGLDI from the exons ATGCCACAG GCCGATTTCGGGTCCTACTCCCAAGATGTCACTTTTGTGCACAATTGCTTTCGCTTATTCA GTAATTGCGCCAGTCATAGTGGCTTGGCCTTACTCGCGTTTGCTTTATATTATATTGCTTGGAAGTTCT TGTTCCTTTGGGTTTACGACCAACCTGAGCCTCAAGAAACTGGAGGGTTATAC TTTCCGCTTATTGTCTCAAATCTCT TCGTCGGACTGTACATCGAGCAGCTTTGTTTGGCTGGGTTATTCTTCCTGGATGCTCGTAAAACCTCGTCGCTAGTCTGGGAATCTTCATGGTTATCTTGCTCGTTATCACCATTGGAGTCCAGATCCTGTTGCGCAATCGTTCGATC CAATCACGAATTTCCTGCCTATGTCCATTGCAACAAAATCACTGCAAGACAGACAACGCCGTCATCAAAGACAAGCCAAGGCCCTGCACATGCCGTTACGAGTGATATAGAAGACGAGGAGATGGATCTTTTCAAGAGAGATC GCCTTCAGACTTTGATCCGCCGAAA GACAAGGACACAGGGTTCGCTCCTCCAGCGCCAGCAGGAGAGCCCGGCACGAGCAGGATCCCCGATTCGGCCCTCGATTGGGAACCCCAAAACTCTTGACGCGTTCAAATACTCAGGACTCGGCCAGGTCCAAAAGTCCAATAAATCGAAGAAATCGGACAAAGATAGGATACAAATTGCTCCAGCAGCTCCTGCGCAAAAATCAAGTATCGCTGGAAATTCTAGCTCTGAGGATGATTCTGACTTGGACGAATTTGCGTTTGATCACCCGAACACATACAAGGATGCCCCGTGGATATGGATCCCCCAG TACGGTGTTGTTAAAGAGTTACATGCGGCAAAGGTAGAGGCCTCTGACGAAGGTGCCGAGATGGACGAGAAAGGAGTGGTCATAGTTAAGAGAAACCCTCCCGAAGAAGCCTGGAGCGGTGGTTTAGACATATAA